A window of Sciurus carolinensis unplaced genomic scaffold, mSciCar1.2, whole genome shotgun sequence contains these coding sequences:
- the LOC124975242 gene encoding keratin-associated protein 9-8-like yields the protein MSDCCSPCCQPTCCRTTCCRTTCWRPTCVTCSCTPCCQPSCCGSSCGSSCGSGCCQPCCQTTCCRTCFQPTCVTSCCRTPCCQPCCCVSSCCQPCCQPSCCGSSGCGSSCCQPCCGGSSGCGSSCCGGSSGCGSGCCQPVCSGPVYCTRTCYHPTCVCLPGCLGQGCGSSCCQSC from the coding sequence ATGAGTGACTGCTGCTCCCCTTGCTGCCAGCCTACCTGCTGCAGGACCACTTGCTGCAGGACCACCTGCTGGAGACCAACCTGTGTCACCTGCTCCTGCACACCCTGCTGCCAGCCCAGCTGCTGTGGGTCCAGCTGTGGGTCCAGCTGTGGGTCCggctgctgccagccctgctgccAAACTACCTGCTGTAGGACCTGCTTCCAACCAACCTGTGTGACCAGCTGCTGCCGCACAccctgctgccagccctgctgctgtgtgtccagctgctgccagccctgctgccAGCCCAGCTGCTGTGGCTCTAGTggctgtgggtccagctgctgTCAGCCCTGCTGTGGTGGGTCTAGCggctgtgggtccagctgctgTGGTGGGTCTAGTGGCTGTGGGTCCGGCTGCTGCCAGCCAGTTTGCTCTGGACCCGTGTACTGCACTAGGACCTGCTACCACCCCACCTGTGTCTGCCTGCCTGGTTGCCTAGGCCAGggctgtgggtccagctgctgccagtcTTGCTGA